The proteins below are encoded in one region of Oncorhynchus gorbuscha isolate QuinsamMale2020 ecotype Even-year linkage group LG01, OgorEven_v1.0, whole genome shotgun sequence:
- the LOC124036535 gene encoding electron transfer flavoprotein subunit alpha, mitochondrial-like: MLRAVNKTHFKQLSGLLQRFQSTLVVAEHNNDKLTPITLNAITAAKKLGGDVSCLVAGTDCTKVAQEISKVLGVKTVLIAQNDAYKGSLPEALTPLILATQKQFNFTHICAGASAFGKNLLPRLAAKLDVAPISDIIEIKSPDTFVRTIYAGNALSTVKSNDNVKVFTVRGTSFEPAEVEGGSATSEEVAVSAPAGMSEWLEASLTKSDRPELTSAKVVVSGGRGLKSGDNFKLLYDLADKMNAAVGASRAAVDAGYVPNDMQVGQTGKIVAPELYIAVGISGAIQHLAGMKDSKTIVAINKDPEAPIFQVADYGLVADLFKAVPEMTAALSK, from the exons ATGCTTAGAGCTGTCAACAAAACACATTTCAAACAGTTG tctggtctcctccagAGGTTTCAAAGCACCTTGGTGGTGGCAGAACACAACAATGACAAACTGACCCCCATTACGCTGAATGCTATCACTGCAGCCAAGAAACTGGGAGGAGATGTGTCCTGTTTGGTTGCTGGAACAGACTGTACAAAG GTTGCACAGGAAATCAGCAAAGTCCTCGGTGTGAAGACAGTTTTGATTGCTCAAAACGATGCTTACAAAGGCTCTCTGCCAG AAGCGTTGACTCCACTTATCCTGGCAACCCAGAAGCAGTTCAACTTCACCCATATTTGTGCTGGAGCATCTGCCTTTGGGAAA AACCTGTTGCCCAGACTGGCGGCCAAGTTGGATGTTGCTCCTATTTCAGACATCATCGAGATCAAATCCCCTGACACCTTTGTGAGAACCATCTATGCTG GAAATGCTCTCAGCACTGTCAAGTCTAATGACAATGTCAAGGTTTTCACTGTCAGAGGGACATCCTTTGAGCCCGCTGAGGTGGAGGGAGGCAGTGCTACATCAGAGGAAG TTGCTGTGTCCGCTCCTGCTGGGATGTCCGAGTGGCTGGAAGCGTCCTTGACCAAGAGTGACCGTCCAGAGCTGACCAGTGCAAAGGTTGTGGTGTCCGGAG GACGGGGCCTGAAGAGTGGAGACAATTTCAAGCTGCTGTATGACCTTGCTGACAAAATGAATGCCGCAG TTGGTGCTTCCAGAGCTGCTGTGGATGCTGGATATGTCCCCAATGACATGCAGGTTGGACAGACTGGCAAGATCGTGGCCCCC GAGTTGTACATCGCTGTTGGCATCTCTGGAGCTATTCAGCATCTGGCTGGGATGAAGGACAGCAAG ACTATTGTGGCCATCAACAAGGACCCAGAGGCTCCCATCTTCCAGGTGGCTGACTATGGTCTGGTGGCTGATCTGTTCAAG GCTGTCCCTGAGATGACTGCAGCATTGAGCAAGTGA